From one Thalassospira lucentensis genomic stretch:
- a CDS encoding sigma-54 dependent transcriptional regulator — translation MRSIAMGAPDLVAPSPASQPDGKPGPEFGPWLEKASILIVDDEPGMRNFLVRTLGPRAKRVEEAADCEEATKLLDQHHFDVVILDNIMPGKSGVEWLTEQREIGFFSDAILMTAYADLDTAIKALRAGAVDFVLKPFRSNQILNAVARCLDRMRLRRENHVLRHELRATSDHVLLRDKLIGYSAQIQEIRETIARVAPLPTSILISGESGTGKEVTARSLHALSDRAEKPFVPINCAAIPSEMIEAELFGHLKGAFTGAQTTRDGLFMHAQGGTLFLDEVGELSLATQSKLLRAIESRRIRPVGSEREAPVDLRFVFATNADLEAEVEAGRFRADLFYRINVMHIAMPPLRERGDDVLELASLFMSKLSKQLGVPQVAMDGAVRAGLTRYDWPGNVRELRNLVERTLILGRFPAEFRDEQAGMDGHTDQDETLEEMERRHIMAMVHKTGGNRNEAARRLGISRKTIDRKFADWAD, via the coding sequence ATGAGATCGATTGCAATGGGGGCGCCGGATCTGGTTGCACCATCACCTGCATCGCAACCGGATGGCAAGCCGGGGCCGGAATTCGGGCCGTGGCTGGAAAAGGCATCGATCCTGATCGTCGATGACGAACCGGGCATGCGCAATTTCCTTGTCCGTACATTGGGGCCGCGCGCCAAGCGGGTGGAAGAAGCCGCCGATTGCGAAGAAGCGACCAAGCTTCTGGATCAGCATCATTTCGACGTCGTGATCCTTGATAACATCATGCCGGGCAAGTCCGGGGTTGAGTGGTTGACCGAGCAGCGCGAGATCGGCTTTTTTTCCGATGCCATCCTGATGACTGCCTATGCCGATCTGGATACCGCGATCAAGGCATTGCGGGCTGGTGCGGTTGATTTTGTCCTTAAACCGTTTCGATCCAACCAGATTTTGAATGCGGTGGCGCGCTGCCTTGACCGGATGCGGTTGCGGCGTGAAAACCATGTTTTGCGCCATGAATTGCGCGCAACATCCGATCACGTTCTGTTGCGCGACAAGCTGATTGGCTATTCTGCGCAAATCCAGGAAATCCGCGAAACCATTGCACGGGTGGCCCCCCTTCCGACATCAATCCTGATTTCTGGCGAAAGCGGCACGGGCAAGGAGGTTACCGCTCGGTCATTACATGCGTTATCTGACCGGGCCGAAAAGCCGTTCGTGCCGATCAATTGTGCCGCCATTCCGTCCGAGATGATAGAGGCCGAATTGTTCGGGCACCTGAAAGGGGCCTTCACCGGGGCGCAAACCACGCGCGACGGGCTTTTCATGCATGCGCAGGGTGGTACCCTGTTTCTCGACGAGGTCGGGGAATTGTCGCTGGCGACGCAAAGCAAGCTTTTGCGCGCGATTGAAAGCCGCCGTATCCGCCCCGTGGGATCGGAGCGCGAGGCACCGGTCGATCTGCGGTTTGTTTTTGCCACCAATGCCGATCTTGAGGCAGAGGTCGAAGCGGGCCGTTTCCGTGCCGATCTGTTTTACCGGATCAATGTCATGCATATCGCGATGCCGCCCCTGCGCGAGCGCGGGGATGACGTGCTTGAACTCGCCAGCCTCTTTATGAGCAAGCTGTCCAAGCAGCTTGGGGTGCCGCAAGTCGCGATGGATGGGGCGGTGCGTGCCGGATTGACGCGATATGACTGGCCTGGCAATGTGCGCGAATTGCGCAACCTTGTGGAACGCACCCTGATCCTTGGGCGGTTCCCGGCAGAATTCCGCGACGAGCAGGCTGGGATGGATGGCCATACCGATCAGGACGAGACGCTGGAGGAAATGGAACGGCGTCACATCATGGCGATGGTGCACAAGACCGGCGGCAATCGCAATGAAGCCGCGCGGCGTCTGGGCATTTCGCGCAAGACGATTGACCGCAAATTTGCCGATTGGGCCGATTGA